From one Acidobacteriota bacterium genomic stretch:
- a CDS encoding aminopeptidase P family protein codes for MINKIASLLLIAILSSSTILAETNDLKAKPAAIRVAPPSPRFSDAERQAELAARRSRVIEKMADNSLMVLFSAEARIYTNDVDFMYRQENNLYYLTGLKQTGATLVLAKSGGAASEFLFIPKRNPQFETWNGRMYSNEDATRISGLKTIVNAAEQKAYLAALKDKTSFTSKDGIGVPTTFDKLYLLLPFDERDNDGKREFRQEAEFARSFGPKAVNAQDIFAELRLIKSPYEIRLMQHAIDITAEAHMRSMGIVKRANWEYEVQAEVEYTFRRRNADYWGYPSIVGCGPNATTLHYVESQGAIDPNALLLMDVGAEYDHYTADVTRTFPVNGKFSKPQAEIYQVVYDAQEAAAAELKPGALFSAAGQSAAKTIEEGLAKLGLIEKVGAVIPGTLQKVPDGKGGTREVGIPQYRIWYMHGLGHWLGMNVHDVGDYETPLKPGMIMTNEPGIYIREDALDYFDQSKPGMKEFLAKIRPSFERYKSVGVRIEDDMLITETGVEWMTRALPRKISDIEESMARAAKEMRNVALASSPLNPTLAFYGSESGLVDWNSRPTGRTIRIGWNAPAHDHSDDHRTAE; via the coding sequence ATGATCAATAAAATCGCTTCGCTGTTGCTGATCGCAATCTTGAGCAGTTCAACAATTCTTGCGGAAACCAATGACCTGAAGGCAAAACCGGCCGCGATCCGCGTCGCCCCGCCGTCGCCGAGATTCTCGGATGCCGAAAGGCAAGCGGAACTCGCCGCCCGCCGCTCGCGCGTCATTGAAAAGATGGCTGACAATTCGCTGATGGTGCTTTTTAGCGCCGAAGCCAGGATCTACACCAACGATGTCGATTTTATGTATCGGCAAGAGAACAATCTCTATTATCTGACCGGTCTCAAGCAGACCGGCGCGACGCTCGTTCTGGCTAAATCGGGAGGCGCCGCATCCGAGTTTCTTTTCATCCCGAAACGCAACCCGCAGTTCGAGACCTGGAACGGAAGGATGTATTCAAACGAGGACGCGACGCGGATCTCGGGCCTCAAAACGATCGTCAACGCGGCCGAACAAAAGGCCTATCTTGCGGCGCTGAAAGACAAAACGTCGTTCACGTCGAAGGACGGCATCGGCGTTCCAACGACGTTCGACAAGCTTTATCTGCTGCTTCCCTTCGACGAGCGGGACAACGACGGAAAGCGCGAATTTCGCCAGGAAGCCGAATTTGCGCGATCGTTCGGCCCGAAAGCCGTCAACGCGCAGGATATTTTCGCCGAACTCCGGCTGATCAAATCGCCGTACGAGATCCGTCTTATGCAGCACGCGATCGACATCACCGCCGAAGCGCATATGCGTTCGATGGGAATCGTGAAACGCGCGAACTGGGAGTACGAGGTTCAGGCTGAGGTCGAATACACATTCCGACGGCGGAACGCCGACTATTGGGGCTATCCGTCGATCGTCGGATGCGGGCCGAACGCGACGACGCTGCATTACGTCGAATCGCAGGGCGCGATCGACCCAAACGCCCTCTTGCTGATGGACGTCGGCGCCGAATACGACCATTACACGGCGGACGTCACGCGCACTTTTCCGGTGAACGGCAAATTTTCGAAACCGCAGGCCGAGATTTATCAGGTGGTCTACGATGCGCAGGAAGCCGCCGCCGCCGAACTCAAGCCCGGCGCACTTTTCAGCGCCGCCGGCCAATCTGCGGCGAAGACGATCGAAGAAGGACTCGCGAAACTCGGGCTGATCGAAAAAGTCGGAGCGGTCATCCCGGGAACGCTGCAGAAGGTCCCGGATGGCAAGGGCGGAACGCGCGAGGTCGGAATACCGCAATACCGGATCTGGTATATGCACGGTTTGGGACACTGGCTCGGAATGAACGTTCACGACGTCGGCGACTATGAAACGCCGCTGAAGCCCGGAATGATCATGACCAACGAACCCGGAATCTACATTCGCGAGGACGCGCTCGACTACTTCGACCAGTCGAAACCTGGAATGAAGGAGTTCCTTGCAAAAATACGGCCCTCATTCGAACGATACAAGAGCGTCGGTGTCAGGATCGAAGACGATATGCTCATTACCGAAACCGGCGTCGAATGGATGACCCGCGCGCTGCCGCGAAAGATCTCCGACATTGAGGAATCGATGGCCAGAGCGGCCAAGGAGATGCGAAACGTCGCACTTGCGTCGTCGCCGCTCAACCCGACGCTCGCCTTTTACGGCAGCGAGTCGGGGCTTGTGGACTGGAATTCACGCCCGACCGGCCGAACGATCCGCATTGGCTGGAACGCACCGGCGCATGATCATTCGGACGATCACCGGACGGCTGAATAG
- a CDS encoding VCBS repeat-containing protein, with product MPVPSDYDGDGRADYALFRPSDTKWYIRESSTGTVTQTQWGISGDKLVQNDYDGDGKTDLAVWRPSEGTWYIRQSATNGSLRQQQFGVLNDIPVPAFYRR from the coding sequence GTGCCCGTCCCGTCCGACTACGACGGCGACGGCCGCGCCGACTACGCGCTCTTCCGGCCCTCCGACACCAAGTGGTACATCCGCGAAAGCTCGACCGGGACGGTAACCCAAACCCAATGGGGCATCTCCGGAGACAAGCTTGTCCAGAACGACTACGACGGCGACGGCAAAACCGACCTCGCCGTCTGGCGCCCGTCCGAAGGCACCTGGTACATCCGCCAGTCGGCGACCAACGGCTCGCTTCGCCAGCAGCAGTTCGGAGTCTTGAATGACATCCCCGTCCCGGCCTTCTACAGGAGGTAG
- a CDS encoding DUF3805 domain-containing protein codes for MIQNNNNKFVSKNDHYSLMLPEGWVVDEEEDCTSFFNPDGNGALQISQYCTDTDVTSSIVIREFLASVGAQNVSLYTESTNRVDFATCSYVDDDDYFRIWVATTQKFVTLITYNCPMGSHGTEVGIANEIVSSLEFV; via the coding sequence ATGATCCAAAACAACAATAACAAATTTGTCTCGAAAAACGACCACTATTCTTTGATGCTACCCGAGGGATGGGTCGTGGATGAAGAAGAGGATTGCACTAGTTTTTTCAATCCTGACGGCAATGGGGCGCTACAGATATCGCAGTACTGCACTGATACTGACGTCACGAGCTCAATTGTGATTAGGGAATTTCTCGCGTCGGTTGGAGCGCAGAATGTCAGTTTGTACACCGAGTCAACGAACCGAGTCGATTTTGCGACGTGTAGTTACGTTGATGACGATGACTACTTCAGGATTTGGGTTGCGACAACCCAAAAATTTGTGACTCTGATTACTTATAATTGCCCAATGGGAAGTCATGGGACCGAGGTGGGCATAGCAAATGAAATTGTCTCATCACTGGAGTTTGTTTAG
- a CDS encoding IS21 family transposase, translating into MLGMEEWMEVKDLKRQGHSIKQICRMTGYSRNTVRKVLREGSPKRAAETKRGSKLDAYKDYLKKRYEKTGLSAVRLTGEIRGMGFAGSWDIVRRYLRELDVGAKVSAKATVRFETPPGKQAQADWAEIGSYIDEKGRRRKIYAFVMVLGYSRAMYVEYTRRMRMPELIGCLERAFAYFGGWPETILFDNMAQVRLPCGKLNPQMADFLNHYGIAPRTHRPYRPRTKGKVERAVGYLKDNFIKGREFADLADLQAQGAAWLEEANGRKHATTGKRPFDLLPEEGLTPYGSAPRYRPSVWKTRKVGVDGYVSIGGVKYSVPPEAVGRKVVVEQGERRVTVRTGETVIAEHRRSLKSGESVADPAHVAAMWKLTVETQEAPPKRSGRVLFETVAVAPLVAYEEVIG; encoded by the coding sequence ATGCTTGGAATGGAGGAATGGATGGAGGTCAAAGACTTGAAAAGGCAGGGGCATTCGATAAAGCAGATCTGCCGGATGACGGGATATTCGCGGAACACGGTCCGCAAGGTTCTGCGCGAGGGTTCGCCGAAGCGCGCCGCCGAAACGAAACGTGGTTCCAAACTGGACGCGTACAAGGACTATTTGAAGAAGCGGTACGAGAAGACGGGTCTGAGCGCGGTTCGGCTGACGGGCGAGATCCGGGGAATGGGATTCGCGGGATCGTGGGACATCGTGAGGCGGTACTTGCGGGAACTGGACGTCGGGGCGAAGGTGTCGGCGAAGGCGACGGTGAGGTTCGAGACGCCGCCCGGCAAGCAGGCGCAGGCCGACTGGGCGGAGATCGGGTCGTACATTGACGAAAAAGGCCGCCGGAGAAAGATCTACGCGTTCGTGATGGTGCTCGGGTACTCGCGGGCGATGTACGTCGAGTACACGCGGCGGATGCGGATGCCGGAGCTGATCGGATGCCTTGAGAGGGCGTTCGCCTACTTCGGCGGCTGGCCGGAGACGATCCTGTTCGACAACATGGCGCAGGTGCGCCTTCCGTGCGGGAAACTGAACCCGCAGATGGCCGACTTTCTGAATCACTACGGGATCGCGCCGAGGACGCACCGGCCGTACCGGCCGCGAACTAAGGGGAAGGTGGAACGCGCGGTCGGGTATCTGAAGGACAACTTCATCAAGGGGCGGGAGTTTGCCGACCTTGCGGATCTTCAGGCACAGGGCGCGGCGTGGCTGGAAGAGGCGAACGGACGGAAACACGCGACGACCGGAAAGCGGCCCTTCGACCTGCTGCCCGAAGAGGGCCTGACGCCGTACGGGTCGGCGCCGCGATACCGGCCGTCGGTCTGGAAGACGCGGAAGGTGGGCGTCGACGGGTACGTCTCGATCGGGGGCGTGAAGTACTCGGTGCCGCCGGAAGCGGTCGGCCGCAAGGTGGTGGTCGAGCAGGGAGAGCGCCGGGTGACGGTGCGCACGGGCGAGACGGTCATCGCCGAACACCGGCGGTCGCTCAAATCCGGCGAAAGCGTGGCGGATCCGGCGCATGTCGCGGCGATGTGGAAACTGACGGTTGAAACGCAGGAGGCGCCGCCGAAGAGATCGGGACGGGTTCTGTTCGAGACCGTGGCTGTAGCTCCGCTCGTCGCCTACGAGGAGGTGATCGGCTGA
- a CDS encoding ATP-binding protein, whose protein sequence is MKVYEDMASSALGELDLKTAAVNLDTIAQRAAAEDWSYTEFLGRLLEGEVRHRQEMRVALSLQFARFPYPKRLGEFDFKAQPGVDRRLIDELATGRFLAEGRNIVFLGPPGVGKTHLAIGLGVMTAELGHRVYFTTAVDIARKLVRAMHENRLSREIKNLTRPKLLIIDEVGYLKLEPPEASLLFQVISERYERKGAVILTSNKAFAAWGEVFAGDAVMASAALDRLLHRSTVINIRGESYRLKEKRAAAACGSCGRVGGNCRQLFHNSGQQ, encoded by the coding sequence ATGAAGGTCTACGAAGATATGGCATCGTCCGCGCTCGGCGAACTTGATCTCAAGACCGCCGCGGTCAATCTTGACACGATCGCCCAGCGGGCGGCCGCCGAGGACTGGAGTTACACGGAGTTCCTCGGGCGGCTGCTCGAAGGCGAGGTCAGGCACCGGCAGGAGATGCGCGTCGCGCTGAGCCTGCAGTTCGCGCGCTTTCCGTACCCGAAGAGGCTTGGCGAATTCGATTTCAAGGCGCAGCCCGGCGTTGACCGGAGGCTCATTGACGAACTGGCGACGGGGCGCTTTCTGGCCGAAGGGCGGAACATCGTCTTTCTCGGGCCGCCCGGAGTGGGCAAGACGCATCTCGCGATCGGGCTCGGGGTGATGACGGCGGAACTCGGGCACCGCGTCTATTTCACGACCGCCGTCGACATCGCGCGCAAACTCGTGCGGGCGATGCACGAGAACCGGCTCTCGCGCGAGATCAAGAACCTGACGCGCCCGAAACTGCTGATCATCGACGAGGTCGGCTACCTGAAGCTCGAACCTCCCGAGGCGAGCCTGTTGTTTCAGGTCATCTCGGAGAGATACGAACGCAAGGGAGCGGTCATCCTGACGAGCAACAAGGCCTTCGCGGCCTGGGGCGAGGTCTTCGCCGGAGACGCGGTGATGGCGAGCGCGGCTCTCGACCGGCTGCTCCACCGCTCGACGGTGATCAACATCCGGGGCGAAAGCTACCGGCTCAAGGAAAAGCGGGCCGCCGCGGCATGCGGGAGTTGTGGAAGAGTTGGCGGCAATTGCCGCCAACTCTTCCACAACTCCGGACAACAATGA
- a CDS encoding RHS repeat protein codes for MPKTRPARFGFVTDQAGAMRRSVTDALGHLVRVDEPNSAGQLGDVSNPNQPTNYAYDALNNLLQVQQNGTTAEQCGTSAVPCFQTRTFSYDSLSRLLTAQNPESGTISYAYDPNGNLTEKTDARGVMTGYFYDALDRVTNRNYSTPNGTPGTGALANYAATPSVTYFYDGANVAGGIPNSKGRLTKTDNGLSKTEYTEFDILGRVKKSRQTTDGTAYNEMEYSYNLSGALVEEKYPSGRVVRNVLDNDGDLSMVQSKRNANNGYWNYAHHFTYTAAGAVGSMQLGNGTWEQTIFNSRLKPTQIALGRVQNATDLLKLDYTYGVIENNQLNTAKNNGNIQSQTITVPNLTGSDGFTAVQTYSYDSLNRIDDAAEVVTPAGSSTATQSWKQDYTFDRYGNRNFIEANTTTIPRNCLDNQSPPNPAICDEDRKIFNPSVNASNNRLSSADGYQFDAAGNTIRDPQNRKFTYDAENKQTKVETVDQNGTVTGTLGQYVYDGDGRRVKKIAWINGQWETTVFVYDASSRLVAEYSTNLNPTPQVAYLTTDHLGSPRINTNENGAVISRHDYRPYGEEITERTHSQYAADTIRKQFTGYERDGETDLDFAQARYYSKLHGRFTSVDPSRLSIDPKNPQTWRRYDFTLNNPLKYVDKNGKWPEGTHNKIIATAFNLIDAKTISRIQKGSAKVDRDGLDLKTLREANAPQHAMTPGAKVRELGTVEEAKESARRMAVTFVETEVSRARARFDDARNTSNEAKKQELTLAALEAFGGAMHPVMDNRSPAHSDFQVYDRRSESPATMAYHASQELREPTDEEMNLMVDEIRVRYRTTFGEEAYNQAVSEEQRKLTEKRIAERGLPGELR; via the coding sequence ATGCCCAAAACCAGACCGGCGCGGTTTGGCTTCGTGACCGATCAGGCCGGCGCGATGCGGCGCTCGGTGACCGACGCGCTCGGACACCTCGTCCGGGTCGACGAGCCGAACTCCGCCGGACAACTTGGCGATGTTTCAAATCCCAACCAGCCGACGAACTACGCTTACGACGCGCTCAACAACCTTCTTCAGGTCCAGCAGAACGGAACGACCGCGGAACAGTGCGGAACCTCGGCCGTGCCCTGTTTCCAGACACGGACGTTTAGCTATGACAGCCTGTCGCGCCTGTTGACGGCGCAGAATCCGGAATCGGGGACGATAAGCTACGCCTACGATCCGAACGGAAATTTGACGGAGAAGACGGACGCTCGCGGAGTGATGACGGGCTATTTCTATGACGCTTTGGACCGGGTCACGAACCGCAATTACTCCACGCCGAACGGCACGCCCGGCACCGGCGCGTTGGCAAACTACGCGGCGACGCCGAGCGTCACGTATTTTTACGACGGAGCAAACGTCGCCGGTGGCATCCCCAATTCGAAAGGCAGGCTGACGAAGACCGACAACGGCCTCTCAAAAACCGAATACACCGAGTTCGACATCCTCGGCCGCGTGAAAAAAAGCAGGCAGACGACGGATGGAACGGCGTACAATGAAATGGAGTACAGCTACAACCTTTCCGGCGCGCTCGTCGAAGAGAAATATCCGTCGGGAAGGGTTGTCAGGAACGTGCTCGACAACGACGGAGACTTGTCGATGGTCCAGAGCAAGAGAAACGCGAACAACGGCTACTGGAACTACGCGCATCACTTCACCTACACCGCCGCCGGCGCGGTCGGCTCGATGCAGCTCGGCAACGGGACCTGGGAACAGACCATCTTCAACTCGCGCCTTAAGCCGACCCAGATCGCGCTCGGAAGGGTTCAGAACGCGACCGATCTTCTCAAACTCGATTACACCTACGGCGTGATCGAGAACAATCAGCTCAACACCGCGAAAAACAACGGGAACATTCAGTCGCAGACGATCACGGTTCCCAACCTAACCGGCTCCGACGGCTTCACGGCGGTTCAGACCTACAGCTACGATTCGCTGAACCGGATCGACGATGCGGCGGAGGTGGTCACGCCGGCGGGATCTTCGACGGCTACGCAGAGCTGGAAGCAGGATTACACATTCGATCGCTACGGCAACCGCAACTTCATCGAGGCGAACACGACGACGATACCGAGGAACTGCCTCGACAACCAGTCGCCGCCGAATCCGGCAATATGCGATGAGGACCGCAAAATCTTCAACCCGAGCGTCAACGCATCGAACAACCGGCTCAGTTCAGCAGACGGCTACCAATTCGATGCCGCCGGCAACACCATCCGCGATCCGCAGAACCGCAAATTCACCTACGACGCCGAGAACAAGCAGACAAAAGTCGAAACCGTCGATCAGAACGGCACGGTCACCGGCACTCTCGGCCAATATGTTTACGACGGCGACGGACGCAGGGTCAAAAAGATCGCCTGGATCAACGGCCAGTGGGAAACGACCGTTTTCGTTTACGACGCATCTTCCCGATTGGTGGCTGAATACTCGACAAATCTGAACCCAACCCCGCAGGTGGCGTATCTGACAACCGACCACCTCGGCAGCCCGCGCATAAACACCAACGAAAACGGAGCCGTGATCTCAAGACACGACTACCGCCCGTACGGCGAAGAAATCACCGAACGGACGCATTCACAGTACGCTGCCGACACAATCCGTAAGCAATTCACCGGCTACGAACGCGACGGGGAGACGGATCTGGATTTCGCTCAGGCGAGGTACTACTCGAAACTGCACGGGCGATTTACAAGCGTTGATCCGTCGCGATTGAGCATTGATCCCAAAAATCCGCAAACCTGGCGTCGATACGATTTTACCTTGAACAACCCGCTTAAGTATGTCGATAAGAACGGAAAATGGCCGGAGGGAACCCACAATAAGATAATAGCGACCGCGTTCAATCTCATAGATGCGAAGACGATTTCGCGGATTCAAAAAGGGAGTGCGAAGGTTGATCGGGATGGTTTGGATCTGAAGACATTACGGGAGGCCAACGCTCCGCAGCACGCGATGACCCCGGGCGCGAAGGTTCGAGAACTGGGCACTGTCGAAGAAGCAAAAGAGTCCGCCCGCCGAATGGCAGTGACTTTCGTCGAGACCGAGGTGTCGAGGGCAAGGGCAAGGTTTGATGACGCAAGAAATACGTCAAATGAAGCGAAAAAGCAAGAATTGACACTTGCAGCCTTGGAAGCATTCGGCGGGGCAATGCATCCGGTTATGGATAACAGATCTCCGGCACATTCGGATTTTCAGGTTTACGATCGACGGTCCGAGTCACCGGCAACCATGGCGTACCATGCCTCGCAGGAACTTCGTGAGCCGACCGACGAGGAGATGAATCTAATGGTCGATGAAATACGCGTACGATATCGGACCACATTCGGTGAGGAAGCATACAATCAGGCGGTATCCGAGGAGCAGCGAAAACTCACTGAAAAACGAATCGCCGAACGGGGTCTTCCAGGAGAGTTAAGATGA
- a CDS encoding RHS repeat-associated core domain-containing protein yields the protein MSQTYPSGRKVEFDYNRDGDISSIWGTTAAGQNRLYLNGITYNAAGQMTRLRLGNGKWESTEYNDRLQVTEIGLGNSAGDQSTLRLEYGYGDETQNNGSLRSQKITFAGLTTAYDQTYIYDDLNRLKSAEEKIGTTTNWKQTFNYDRFGNRTFDAANTTTISASNTVTNPSASTSTNRLNGHTYDPAGNLTVDAENRRFVYDAENHQTKLFGPTNNSETPDAIYQYDGEGRRVRKISSTETTIFVYDGSSQLVAEYTALTGDDPAPAPQVSYLTQDHLGSPRVVTNQNGAVIKRTDWMAFGEEVEFNKRTTGLGYDEVPETRKGYTGYEKDDESGLDFAQARYYNPKHGRYTSVDPLTASANVKNPQTFNRYSYVLNSPYKFTDPLGLIPGFVNNSGGSYCSAAASNCDFGGHLDGSWFDESAPTPESEGFNETHTGIFHYDRQSTEDILGSAVTIDGRTAYIEIVWNAAFGYFKIGDVSIEASQRRGPVEYKIVDENGKEIKAASKDDKKLVKGQISDLKERVKKAGKAANLDNRSNCHGNTFANGEVWIAPEAISGKNAEKLVQLGFRELDANETPAERDIGLYEKNGAFVHSVRYQDETTVRTKNGLNPLDSNAKAGVGSGTAWQSSATLTVWTKRARQKK from the coding sequence TTGTCGCAAACCTATCCGTCGGGCAGAAAGGTCGAGTTCGACTACAACCGCGACGGCGACATCTCAAGCATCTGGGGAACGACCGCCGCGGGGCAGAACCGGCTCTATCTCAACGGGATAACCTACAATGCAGCCGGCCAGATGACCCGCCTTAGGCTCGGGAACGGCAAGTGGGAATCGACCGAGTACAACGACCGGTTGCAGGTCACGGAGATCGGGCTCGGCAACTCCGCCGGGGATCAGTCAACGCTCAGACTCGAATACGGCTACGGCGACGAAACCCAGAACAACGGATCGCTTCGAAGCCAGAAGATCACCTTCGCCGGTCTCACGACCGCTTATGATCAGACCTATATTTACGACGACCTCAATCGTCTGAAATCGGCCGAAGAGAAGATCGGAACGACCACGAACTGGAAACAGACGTTCAACTATGACCGGTTCGGGAACAGAACGTTCGACGCCGCCAACACGACGACGATCTCGGCCTCGAACACGGTCACGAATCCTTCGGCGAGCACTTCGACCAACAGGCTGAACGGCCATACTTACGATCCCGCCGGAAACCTCACCGTCGATGCCGAGAACAGGCGTTTCGTCTACGACGCCGAAAACCATCAGACAAAGCTTTTCGGACCGACGAACAACTCGGAAACGCCCGACGCCATCTATCAATATGACGGCGAGGGACGCAGGGTCAGGAAAATTTCCTCGACCGAGACGACCATTTTCGTTTACGATGGAAGCAGTCAACTTGTGGCGGAATACACGGCCCTGACGGGCGACGATCCGGCCCCGGCGCCGCAGGTAAGTTATTTGACACAGGATCATCTGGGAAGTCCGCGCGTCGTGACAAACCAGAACGGCGCGGTCATCAAACGAACCGACTGGATGGCGTTCGGCGAGGAAGTCGAATTCAACAAACGAACCACCGGCCTCGGTTACGACGAAGTCCCCGAGACGCGGAAAGGCTATACCGGGTATGAGAAGGACGACGAATCGGGCCTCGATTTCGCACAGGCGAGATACTACAACCCGAAACACGGCCGCTACACCTCGGTCGATCCGTTGACAGCCTCGGCCAACGTCAAGAACCCGCAGACGTTCAACCGCTATTCTTACGTCCTCAATTCGCCGTACAAGTTCACCGATCCGCTGGGGTTGATACCCGGATTTGTCAACAACTCCGGCGGAAGCTATTGTTCGGCTGCCGCCTCGAATTGCGATTTCGGCGGACACCTCGATGGTTCGTGGTTCGACGAATCGGCGCCAACTCCAGAGAGCGAAGGATTTAATGAGACACACACTGGTATTTTTCATTACGATAGACAATCGACGGAGGATATCTTGGGAAGTGCGGTCACTATCGATGGGAGAACTGCCTATATAGAAATCGTTTGGAATGCTGCTTTTGGCTACTTCAAAATTGGCGACGTAAGCATTGAAGCATCACAGCGACGCGGCCCAGTTGAGTATAAGATCGTTGACGAAAATGGTAAAGAGATCAAAGCAGCGTCCAAAGATGACAAGAAGCTTGTGAAGGGTCAGATTTCTGATCTAAAGGAACGGGTTAAGAAAGCTGGCAAGGCAGCCAATCTCGATAACCGATCAAATTGTCATGGAAATACCTTTGCTAATGGGGAAGTATGGATTGCCCCGGAGGCGATTAGTGGAAAAAATGCCGAAAAACTCGTCCAGCTTGGGTTCCGAGAGCTTGACGCTAATGAGACTCCTGCAGAACGAGATATTGGACTCTATGAAAAGAACGGTGCATTCGTACACAGCGTTCGGTATCAGGATGAAACCACTGTACGAACGAAGAATGGGCTGAATCCGTTAGACTCAAATGCAAAGGCGGGTGTCGGTTCGGGGACAGCTTGGCAGTCAAGCGCCACGCTCACAGTTTGGACAAAGAGAGCTAGACAAAAAAAATAG
- a CDS encoding ankyrin repeat domain-containing protein: MTFKTVITVTIMLACLALSMIGCDQCTVVTTTDSNNSPDRVAASPSPDRDDPNKCPAEYYGERYEDDPGYTPKYLRCTDLHEKLDNAIIDGDLDRIKYLLSSGANVNGWYSHRFPPLYTAAMRGHKEIAEFLIENGARLDKGDSWGKTPLMAAVFYNHSEVVKLLIEKGADVCISSNGGTGEIRAALDVAVDKGYRDIETLLINAGATNCQK, from the coding sequence ATGACATTCAAAACTGTTATAACCGTGACAATTATGCTCGCGTGCTTGGCGCTGTCAATGATCGGTTGCGATCAGTGCACCGTTGTGACCACAACCGATTCGAACAATTCACCAGATCGGGTGGCCGCGTCGCCTTCTCCGGATCGAGACGATCCTAACAAATGTCCGGCTGAATATTACGGCGAGCGGTATGAGGACGATCCGGGCTATACGCCGAAATATCTTCGTTGTACGGATCTTCACGAAAAGCTCGATAACGCGATTATTGACGGCGATCTTGATCGGATCAAGTATCTGTTAAGTTCGGGCGCAAACGTCAACGGCTGGTATTCGCACCGTTTTCCGCCGTTGTATACAGCGGCGATGCGTGGACATAAAGAGATCGCCGAGTTCTTGATCGAGAATGGTGCGCGGTTGGACAAGGGAGACAGTTGGGGAAAGACTCCATTGATGGCGGCCGTCTTTTACAACCATTCCGAAGTAGTGAAGTTGCTGATCGAGAAAGGCGCCGATGTCTGCATATCGTCCAATGGCGGAACTGGAGAAATAAGAGCCGCTCTCGATGTCGCGGTTGATAAGGGGTATAGGGATATTGAGACCTTACTGATCAACGCGGGGGCGACGAATTGCCAGAAGTGA